A genome region from Myxococcales bacterium includes the following:
- a CDS encoding c-type cytochrome, with translation MRDVFLRIVGFVIVIDLFYMGIGRLYLTQSEEHPPAELQITVETDIDTLVGMGELLLKNKGGCLLCHKMAEVGNTRGPDLRGVGGRAATRRPGFSAEAYLTESLIDPGAYVVQEFATPGGESIMPAADRPPADMSPTEIKALVAFLQSLSGEITVKVTAEDVAAAEARKQKPPAPTSSHPGFALLTSKGCVACHDVIDTSRRVGPPLTHVGERLTAADIRQSIVDPDAVIAEGFTKGLMLQDFGKTLQAEELDQLVSYLSGEVGLAERLAHPGVHLLFLILLFNGGVAWAARAVESAPEASDAADVSSKKPRWIRFGAFGVAVLIGAVYLALDAGDSEPPATEPAQAVVQETPSTPETEAATPLASDAPDGAALYKVTCPACHGQDAKGMPGLGKDMTTSEFIKGLSDGELVEFIKKGRTIEDPMNTTGIAMPPKGMNVALSDDDILAIVKFIRSLSQ, from the coding sequence GTCGCCTGTACTTGACGCAATCCGAAGAACACCCACCCGCCGAATTGCAGATCACCGTCGAAACCGACATCGACACCCTGGTGGGGATGGGCGAATTGCTGCTCAAGAACAAGGGCGGCTGCCTGCTTTGCCACAAGATGGCCGAGGTGGGGAATACGCGCGGGCCGGACCTGCGCGGCGTCGGGGGGCGTGCCGCGACCCGAAGGCCCGGTTTCAGCGCCGAGGCCTACCTCACCGAGTCGCTGATCGATCCGGGCGCATACGTGGTTCAGGAATTCGCCACACCCGGCGGCGAGAGCATCATGCCGGCGGCCGATCGACCGCCGGCCGACATGAGTCCCACCGAGATCAAGGCCCTGGTCGCCTTCCTGCAATCGCTGAGCGGTGAGATCACCGTCAAAGTCACCGCAGAAGACGTCGCGGCGGCAGAAGCGCGCAAGCAGAAGCCCCCGGCCCCCACCTCCAGCCATCCCGGGTTTGCGCTGCTTACCTCGAAAGGCTGCGTGGCCTGTCACGACGTAATCGACACCAGCCGGCGGGTGGGACCGCCACTGACGCATGTAGGCGAGCGACTGACTGCGGCGGACATTCGCCAGTCGATCGTCGATCCCGACGCCGTGATTGCCGAAGGTTTCACCAAGGGCCTGATGCTGCAGGACTTCGGCAAGACCCTGCAAGCCGAAGAACTGGACCAGCTCGTCAGCTACCTGTCCGGCGAGGTCGGGCTGGCGGAGCGCCTCGCCCATCCGGGGGTCCACTTGCTGTTCTTGATTCTGCTCTTCAACGGAGGAGTCGCCTGGGCCGCGCGCGCAGTCGAATCCGCCCCCGAAGCTTCAGACGCGGCGGATGTCTCCAGCAAAAAGCCGCGGTGGATTCGGTTCGGCGCGTTCGGAGTGGCCGTATTGATCGGAGCCGTTTATCTCGCCTTGGATGCCGGAGACTCAGAGCCGCCGGCGACCGAGCCCGCGCAAGCGGTGGTCCAGGAGACCCCGTCCACCCCCGAAACCGAAGCCGCGACCCCGTTGGCAAGTGATGCGCCGGACGGAGCGGCGCTCTACAAGGTCACCTGCCCGGCCTGCCACGGACAGGACGCCAAGGGAATGCCGGGTTTGGGCAAAGACATGACGACCAGTGAGTTCATCAAGGGGCTGAGCGACGGGGAATTGGTCGAGTTCATCAAAAAGGGAAGGACGATAGAAGACCCGATGAACACCACGGGGATCGCAATGCCCCCGAAAGGAATGAACGTGGCGCTCAGCGACGACGACATTTTGGCGATCGTCAAGTTCATCCGCTCGCTGAGCCAGTAA